A region from the Nostoc sp. HK-01 genome encodes:
- the radC gene encoding DNA repair protein RadC produces MTYCLRIADIPTNERPRERLMTHGPKILATAELIAILLGTGQGPGKLSAVGLGQYLLQELSKHQRDPLAVLREVTPAELMQVPGIGPAKATSILAAVELGKRAFLSRPSDGAAIDSPMAAAAALSQDLMWQTQERFAVLLLDVKNRLLGTQVISIGTATETLASPREIFREVIRQGATRVIVAHNHPSGNIEPSQEDIELTRQLLAGAQLLGIPLLDHVILGNGNHQSLREITTLWNDYPQFD; encoded by the coding sequence TGAGAATTGCCGACATCCCCACAAATGAACGTCCGCGTGAACGTTTGATGACTCATGGCCCCAAAATTTTAGCAACAGCGGAGTTAATTGCAATTCTTTTAGGCACTGGTCAAGGGCCAGGAAAACTCTCAGCAGTGGGTTTGGGACAATATCTTTTACAAGAATTAAGCAAACACCAACGTGACCCATTGGCAGTTTTACGAGAAGTTACCCCAGCAGAATTAATGCAAGTTCCTGGTATCGGCCCAGCAAAAGCCACCAGCATTTTAGCTGCTGTCGAACTAGGCAAACGTGCCTTTCTCTCCCGCCCTTCAGATGGCGCTGCAATTGATAGTCCAATGGCGGCGGCGGCGGCGCTTAGTCAAGATTTAATGTGGCAAACCCAAGAACGTTTTGCAGTATTGTTATTGGATGTTAAAAATCGTTTGTTAGGTACACAAGTTATTAGCATTGGTACTGCTACCGAAACCCTAGCTTCGCCACGAGAAATTTTTCGGGAAGTAATTCGTCAAGGTGCAACACGAGTAATAGTCGCCCACAACCATCCTTCTGGGAACATTGAACCTAGTCAAGAAGATATAGAATTGACTCGTCAATTATTAGCAGGAGCGCAGTTATTGGGTATTCCGTTGCTAGATCATGTAATTTTAGGTAATGGAAATCACCAAAGTTTGCGCGAAATAACAACTTTATGGAATGACTATCCTCAATTTGATTGA